The following are encoded together in the bacterium genome:
- a CDS encoding MFS transporter, which yields MDKIVNKIKTLNVLLVILVSVLLLSFHTYLIYFINSSFLSGFLSETQVGIVYMLGALASISTFLLIPKYLRQRGNFRLILMLTGVELSILLGIAFLPWSLAVAAFFVIHQGIGPILFYCLDIFLEQNTEQKYVGSVRGMYLTVYNLAPIITPVMVGLILSESTEYWKIYSISALFLIPFLLIILLNFKNFKDPEYPKIDITRTIKHFLNSENVYDVFIDDFLLNVFYCWMVIYMPLYLIKDIGFNWEEVGLILGIALLPFILFQFLVGKIEDRRHDEKMVLIFGFLIMAFSVLIMSFITDKNFIFWATILFVSRIGASIVEVSTEIYFFKHVKATNSGYISLFRMARSIPFLIVPAVATVAIFTMGTEYSWIILALIMLLGVRYARKLT from the coding sequence ATGGATAAAATTGTGAATAAAATTAAAACATTAAATGTTTTACTGGTCATACTAGTATCAGTTCTTCTTCTCTCCTTTCACACATATTTAATTTACTTTATAAACTCAAGCTTTCTTTCTGGATTCCTATCTGAAACTCAGGTTGGTATCGTTTACATGCTTGGAGCACTAGCCAGTATCTCAACCTTTCTCCTTATTCCAAAATACCTAAGACAAAGAGGTAATTTTAGATTAATACTTATGCTAACTGGAGTAGAATTATCCATACTACTTGGTATTGCATTCCTTCCATGGAGCCTTGCTGTTGCTGCATTCTTTGTGATACATCAAGGAATTGGTCCTATTCTTTTCTACTGCTTAGATATTTTTCTAGAACAAAACACGGAGCAAAAATACGTAGGTAGTGTCAGAGGAATGTATCTAACTGTATATAATCTAGCTCCAATAATAACCCCCGTTATGGTTGGGCTTATACTAAGTGAAAGTACTGAGTATTGGAAAATATATTCCATATCAGCTCTATTTTTAATTCCATTCCTATTAATCATTCTTTTGAATTTTAAGAACTTCAAAGATCCTGAATATCCCAAGATAGATATAACTCGTACTATTAAACACTTTTTAAATTCTGAAAATGTTTACGATGTATTTATCGATGATTTTCTACTGAATGTTTTCTACTGTTGGATGGTAATTTACATGCCGCTTTACTTAATAAAGGACATCGGCTTTAACTGGGAAGAAGTTGGTTTAATTTTAGGTATTGCACTACTTCCTTTTATACTATTTCAATTCCTGGTTGGAAAAATTGAAGACAGAAGACATGATGAAAAAATGGTCTTAATTTTTGGTTTCCTAATTATGGCTTTTTCCGTACTAATAATGTCTTTTATTACAGACAAGAACTTTATATTTTGGGCAACAATATTATTTGTCTCTAGAATTGGAGCAAGTATAGTTGAAGTATCAACAGAAATATATTTCTTCAAACATGTTAAAGCAACAAACTCAGGCTACATTAGCTTATTTAGAATGGCCAGAAGTATTCCTTTTTTGATAGTTCCAGCTGTTGCAACGGTAGCAATTTTTACGATGGGTACAGAGTATTCATGGATAATATTAGCCTTAATAATGCTACTTGGGGTAAGATACGCAAGGAAGCTTACATAA
- a CDS encoding CAP domain-containing protein: MKIYRLLLTVLIFFIVIYAFRGYLRPSDYGLVNNSILQTLGVSTNTSSTTADAGLELSASSSPSLLDKIKEIDTKINNYTINRDKLSPVIGNNNSSDVENRLTTDGIFFAANSERVNQSLDVLKRNSVLDISAQIKLNDMFSNQYFEHVSPSGTSVSDVVNGVGYTFLVVGENLALGNFAGDSKVTAAWMASPGHRANILDKRYTEIGVAVGYGMYKGQMQWLAVQHFARPMSSCPSPSAGIKTKIATDKNDLVQREEDITTMKKVVDKTESSDANFTLTVSSYNALVNDYNNRLKNLRTEIANYNEQVKNYNTCLDSVTLATQ; the protein is encoded by the coding sequence ATGAAGATATATAGGTTATTACTTACAGTTCTAATATTTTTCATAGTTATCTATGCTTTTAGGGGGTATTTAAGACCCTCAGATTATGGTTTGGTTAATAATTCTATATTACAAACACTGGGTGTTTCAACAAATACCTCAAGTACCACAGCTGATGCAGGATTGGAACTATCAGCAAGTTCATCTCCAAGCCTATTGGATAAAATCAAGGAGATAGACACTAAAATAAACAATTATACTATAAATAGAGATAAACTATCTCCTGTTATAGGTAATAATAATTCGTCAGATGTTGAAAATAGATTAACCACAGATGGTATTTTCTTTGCCGCCAATTCAGAAAGAGTAAATCAATCACTGGACGTTCTTAAAAGGAATTCTGTTTTAGATATTTCTGCACAAATTAAACTTAACGATATGTTTAGTAATCAATACTTTGAACATGTCTCACCAAGTGGTACTAGTGTATCCGATGTTGTGAACGGTGTTGGATATACTTTTCTCGTTGTGGGTGAAAACCTTGCGCTTGGAAACTTTGCAGGGGATTCTAAGGTTACCGCTGCTTGGATGGCAAGCCCAGGACACAGAGCAAATATATTAGATAAAAGATATACAGAGATAGGTGTTGCTGTTGGCTATGGTATGTATAAAGGTCAAATGCAATGGTTGGCAGTTCAGCATTTTGCTAGACCTATGTCGTCATGTCCATCTCCAAGTGCTGGAATTAAGACTAAAATTGCCACCGATAAGAACGATCTAGTTCAAAGAGAGGAAGACATTACTACTATGAAAAAAGTTGTAGATAAGACTGAGTCATCTGACGCTAATTTCACATTAACAGTATCTAGTTATAATGCACTTGTTAACGATTATAATAATAGACTTAAAAATCTTAGAACAGAAATAGCTAACTACAATGAACAGGTTAAGAACTATAATACTTGTTTGGATTCAGTTACGCTGGCAACACAATAA